In a single window of the Agrobacterium vitis genome:
- a CDS encoding SDR family oxidoreductase — protein sequence MHQNQLDNSKRVALVTGAGSGIGRAAAMRLAQDGCAVGLLGRTKHELERVAEDIHHANGEAMVLVADVADSDSMRAGVETLIAWGGHLDIVVANAGVNGVWAPIDELQPQEWDQTMAINLRGTYLTVHLTVPHLRRSGGGSIVVVSSINGTRTFTSAGATAYSATKAGQLAMVQQLAVELGPDRIRINAVCPGAIETAIDDNTEKRATERLDIPQPPQHQAIPLTRGTPGTAQEVADLIGFLASDAARHISGTPVWIDGAQSLIR from the coding sequence ATGCATCAGAATCAATTGGACAACAGCAAACGTGTGGCTCTGGTCACAGGCGCGGGGTCCGGCATTGGGCGGGCAGCCGCCATGAGACTTGCTCAGGATGGCTGCGCTGTCGGTTTACTGGGCCGCACCAAACACGAGTTGGAACGGGTTGCCGAAGACATCCACCACGCGAATGGCGAGGCCATGGTGCTTGTTGCGGATGTCGCTGACAGCGATTCCATGCGGGCAGGGGTCGAAACTTTGATTGCCTGGGGTGGCCATCTCGACATCGTGGTGGCCAATGCCGGGGTCAATGGTGTCTGGGCGCCAATCGATGAATTGCAGCCGCAGGAATGGGACCAGACCATGGCCATCAATCTGCGTGGCACTTATCTGACGGTGCATCTGACCGTGCCGCATCTGCGCCGAAGCGGCGGCGGCAGTATTGTCGTTGTCTCTTCCATTAACGGCACGCGCACCTTCACCTCTGCCGGTGCCACGGCCTATAGCGCCACCAAGGCCGGTCAGCTGGCCATGGTGCAGCAATTGGCGGTGGAATTGGGGCCAGACCGTATCCGCATCAATGCGGTGTGCCCCGGGGCAATTGAAACGGCAATTGATGACAATACGGAAAAGCGCGCTACGGAACGGCTCGACATCCCGCAGCCGCCGCAGCATCAGGCCATTCCCCTGACACGGGGTACGCCGGGCACAGCTCAGGAGGTCGCCGATCTGATTGGTTTTCTGGCGTCCGATGCCGCCCGCCATATCAGTGGTACACCCGTGTGGATTGATGGGGCGCAAAGTCTGATCCGATAG
- the glgX gene encoding glycogen debranching protein GlgX, with the protein MDIKTNNFKILPGEWQRLGARYTGEGVNFALFSAHADRVELCLYDPSGSIEIARMDLPDYTNEIWHGFVPGLKPGALYGFRVHGPFEPENGHRFNHNKLLLDPYARELVGDIRWSPEVFGYHFDDPDKDLSFNDLDSAAFMPKCRVVDPNQVDWGNDRSPQVSWADTIVYETHVKGFTQLNPAIPQELRGTFEGLGHKAAVDYIKSLGITSVELLPIHAFPDDGPLLDKGLKNYWGYNTIGFFAPAHRYYGANGIQGFRDMVRAFHDGGIEVILDVVYNHTAEGNELGSTLSFKGIDNFSYYRTLPDNHRYYINDTGTGNTVNTSHPRVLQMVMDSLRYWADDMHVDGFRFDLGTILGREPEGFDERGGFFDAVTQDPTLAGVKLIGEPWDIGPGGYQVGGFPPGWAEWNDKYRDSCREYWLNGDNCAPDFAARLLGSGDLYDQRGRRPWASVNFITAHDGFTLNDLVSYDGKHNEDNGEDNNDGHNDNRSHNYGHEGPTDDEGTNAVRERQKRNFLATLLFSHGTPMLLAGDEFGRSQMGNNNGYCQDSEISWLHWENLPDSADALRDFTRRVIALRKEQPLLRRENWRDGMMIDWYSVSGGRQTSENWENSNALITRLHREDLQVEEGIWSDIMMLFNPLDEDTIFTIPKESGGERVLELITGDPERQGEKVKQGEKFKLLPRSMALLRTIQT; encoded by the coding sequence ATGGACATCAAAACAAACAACTTCAAAATTCTTCCCGGTGAGTGGCAACGGCTTGGCGCCCGCTACACCGGTGAAGGGGTTAATTTCGCCCTGTTTTCCGCCCATGCCGATCGCGTCGAACTGTGTCTCTATGATCCCAGTGGCTCTATTGAGATCGCCCGGATGGATCTGCCTGACTACACCAATGAAATCTGGCATGGATTTGTGCCCGGCCTGAAGCCTGGTGCGCTCTACGGTTTTCGTGTCCATGGACCGTTCGAGCCGGAGAACGGCCATCGCTTTAATCACAACAAGCTGCTGCTCGACCCCTATGCCCGCGAACTGGTGGGTGACATCCGTTGGTCGCCAGAAGTGTTCGGCTATCATTTCGATGATCCGGACAAGGACCTGTCCTTCAACGATCTCGACAGCGCAGCCTTCATGCCAAAATGCCGGGTCGTCGATCCAAATCAGGTCGATTGGGGCAATGATCGCAGTCCTCAGGTCTCCTGGGCCGATACGATTGTCTATGAAACCCATGTCAAGGGCTTCACACAGCTCAATCCCGCCATTCCGCAGGAGCTGCGTGGCACGTTCGAAGGCCTTGGTCATAAGGCGGCGGTCGACTACATCAAGAGCCTTGGCATTACCTCTGTCGAACTGCTACCCATCCACGCCTTCCCGGATGACGGACCGCTGCTGGACAAGGGCCTGAAGAATTACTGGGGTTATAACACCATCGGCTTTTTTGCCCCTGCGCACCGTTATTACGGCGCAAACGGCATCCAGGGCTTCCGCGACATGGTTCGCGCCTTCCATGATGGCGGCATCGAGGTTATTCTCGACGTGGTCTACAATCACACGGCGGAAGGCAATGAGCTTGGCTCGACCTTGTCCTTCAAGGGTATCGACAACTTTTCCTACTATCGCACCCTGCCGGACAATCACCGCTATTACATCAATGATACCGGCACCGGCAACACGGTGAACACCTCCCATCCGCGGGTTCTGCAGATGGTGATGGACTCGCTGCGTTACTGGGCCGATGACATGCATGTCGATGGTTTCCGCTTCGATCTCGGCACCATTCTGGGCCGCGAGCCCGAGGGCTTCGATGAGCGCGGCGGCTTTTTCGACGCGGTTACCCAGGACCCGACACTTGCCGGCGTCAAGCTGATCGGCGAGCCCTGGGACATCGGTCCAGGTGGTTATCAGGTTGGCGGCTTTCCGCCCGGCTGGGCGGAGTGGAATGACAAATACCGTGACAGTTGCCGAGAGTATTGGCTGAACGGTGACAATTGCGCTCCGGATTTCGCGGCTCGTCTGCTGGGTTCCGGCGATCTCTACGACCAGCGCGGCCGCCGTCCCTGGGCCAGCGTCAATTTCATCACCGCCCATGATGGCTTCACGCTGAATGACCTCGTCTCCTATGATGGCAAGCATAACGAAGACAATGGCGAGGATAATAACGACGGTCACAATGACAATCGCAGCCATAATTATGGCCACGAAGGCCCGACCGATGACGAAGGCACCAATGCGGTGCGCGAGCGCCAGAAGCGCAATTTCCTGGCCACTCTGCTGTTTTCCCATGGCACGCCGATGCTGCTGGCCGGTGACGAATTCGGTCGTTCACAAATGGGCAATAACAACGGTTATTGCCAGGACAGCGAAATCAGCTGGCTGCATTGGGAAAATCTGCCCGACAGCGCCGACGCCCTGCGTGATTTCACACGGCGGGTCATCGCACTTCGCAAGGAGCAGCCATTGCTGCGGCGGGAGAACTGGCGCGATGGCATGATGATCGATTGGTACAGCGTCAGCGGCGGTCGTCAAACCTCGGAAAACTGGGAAAACAGCAATGCGCTGATCACACGTCTTCACCGCGAAGACCTCCAGGTCGAAGAAGGCATCTGGTCGGATATCATGATGCTGTTCAATCCGCTCGATGAAGACACCATCTTCACCATTCCCAAGGAAAGCGGCGGAGAACGGGTGCTCGAACTGATCACCGGCGATCCGGAGCGTCAGGGTGAGAAGGTCAAGCAAGGCGAAAAATTCAAACTGCTGCCTCGCAGCATGGCACTTTTGCGGACGATTCAAACCTGA
- a CDS encoding BON domain-containing protein has product MVFKPAKTFGEAPEIVEENPPLAELETAVASQLAGSDGIDASDIEVIALGNEICLRGLVYSESEVDRAIEVALSVPGVFKVSVDLEIVERTIH; this is encoded by the coding sequence ATGGTCTTCAAACCGGCTAAAACTTTCGGGGAGGCCCCTGAGATCGTTGAGGAAAATCCGCCTCTGGCAGAGCTGGAAACGGCGGTGGCCTCTCAGCTTGCTGGTTCCGACGGTATCGATGCCTCTGATATCGAGGTGATAGCGCTCGGCAATGAAATTTGCTTGCGAGGCCTTGTCTATTCCGAGAGCGAAGTCGACCGGGCTATTGAAGTCGCTCTTTCGGTTCCCGGTGTTTTCAAGGTTTCTGTCGATCTGGAAATTGTCGAACGCACGATCCATTGA
- a CDS encoding long-chain-fatty-acid--CoA ligase, with protein MNTLSRPESNFAARRIWLASYPASVPAELPPLDHESLPELFDENCVTYASRKAFTSMGRSMTFQELGEQATKIAAWLQAEGFSKGDRIAVMMPNVLQNPVIVFGILKAGMIVVNVNPLYTPRELAHQLKDSGAVAIFVLENFAHTVQAVMDKVSLRRVVVTSMGDMLGLKGHLVNFIVRKVKKLVPAWSIANSRSFASVLAAGGNARLRPEPLSRNDIAFLQYTGGTTGVSKGAVLTHGNLIANTMQMSLWLGSAFDTRSRPETLTFICALPLYHIFALTVNALMGIACGGHNILIANPRDIPGFAKEMSRHDFNIIIGLNTLFNALMNNEAFRKLDFSHLQLTFAGGMSVQRPIADRWHQITGCPITEGYGLSETSPVATANRMNDKDFSGCIGMPISSTDVDIRDEQGESLALGEVGEICIRGPQVMAGYWQRPEETARAMTADGFFRTGDMGFMDARGYTKIVDRKKDMILVSGFNVYPNEIEEVAVMHPGVLEAAAIGVPDPHSGEAVKLFVVRKDPSLTEQQVKDHCAANLTNYKRPRHVAFLEELPKSNVGKILRKDLRP; from the coding sequence ATGAATACTCTGTCCAGGCCTGAAAGCAATTTTGCGGCGCGCCGAATCTGGCTTGCATCCTATCCCGCCTCGGTGCCTGCGGAACTGCCGCCCCTCGATCACGAATCGCTGCCCGAACTGTTCGATGAAAACTGCGTGACCTATGCGTCCCGCAAGGCCTTCACCAGCATGGGCCGCTCCATGACCTTCCAGGAGCTTGGTGAGCAGGCAACGAAAATTGCCGCCTGGCTGCAAGCGGAAGGGTTCAGCAAAGGCGACCGGATCGCCGTGATGATGCCCAACGTCTTGCAAAACCCGGTGATTGTGTTTGGCATCCTCAAGGCCGGAATGATCGTCGTCAATGTCAATCCGCTCTATACCCCGCGCGAACTGGCACATCAGCTGAAGGATTCCGGCGCGGTTGCGATTTTCGTGCTGGAGAATTTTGCCCACACGGTGCAGGCGGTGATGGACAAGGTGTCCCTACGCCGCGTGGTCGTGACAAGCATGGGCGACATGCTCGGCCTGAAGGGCCATCTGGTGAATTTCATCGTTCGCAAGGTGAAGAAGCTCGTGCCTGCCTGGTCGATTGCCAATTCCCGAAGCTTCGCATCGGTGCTGGCAGCAGGTGGGAACGCCCGATTAAGGCCAGAACCCCTTTCCCGCAACGATATCGCCTTTCTGCAATATACCGGCGGCACGACAGGCGTTTCCAAGGGGGCGGTGCTGACCCATGGCAACCTCATTGCCAATACCATGCAGATGTCGCTATGGCTGGGTTCTGCTTTCGATACGCGCTCAAGACCCGAAACGCTGACCTTCATCTGCGCTTTGCCGCTCTATCATATCTTTGCGCTGACCGTGAACGCCCTGATGGGCATTGCCTGCGGCGGCCACAATATCCTGATCGCCAATCCGCGCGACATTCCAGGCTTTGCCAAGGAGATGTCCCGGCATGATTTCAACATCATCATCGGCCTGAATACGCTGTTCAATGCCCTGATGAACAATGAGGCCTTCCGCAAGCTGGACTTCTCCCATCTGCAACTGACCTTTGCCGGTGGCATGTCGGTGCAGCGGCCGATTGCCGATCGGTGGCACCAGATTACCGGCTGCCCGATCACCGAGGGCTACGGCCTGTCGGAAACCTCGCCGGTGGCAACCGCCAACCGCATGAACGACAAGGACTTCAGCGGCTGCATCGGCATGCCGATTTCCTCCACCGATGTCGATATCCGTGATGAACAGGGCGAAAGCCTGGCTTTGGGAGAGGTCGGGGAAATCTGCATTCGTGGACCGCAGGTCATGGCAGGCTACTGGCAACGCCCGGAAGAAACGGCGCGGGCAATGACCGCGGACGGGTTTTTCCGCACCGGCGACATGGGCTTCATGGACGCGCGCGGCTATACCAAGATCGTCGACCGCAAGAAGGATATGATCCTGGTCTCCGGCTTCAATGTCTATCCCAACGAAATCGAGGAAGTCGCGGTCATGCATCCCGGCGTGCTGGAGGCAGCGGCTATCGGTGTGCCCGACCCACATTCCGGTGAAGCCGTCAAACTGTTCGTGGTGCGCAAGGACCCAAGCCTGACGGAGCAGCAGGTCAAGGACCATTGCGCCGCAAACCTGACCAATTACAAGCGCCCTCGCCATGTGGCTTTTCTTGAGGAATTGCCGAAATCCAACGTCGGCAAGATCCTGCGCAAGGATCTGAGGCCTTAA
- the pgi gene encoding glucose-6-phosphate isomerase: MYAIVEQLKSTVAATAATDIRGAFASDPKRFERFSSRFDDLLMDYSKCAVNDEIMALLEKLCTQGGVAEKREAMFNGEAINFTEGRAVLHTALRNRANTPVVVDGKNVMPDVNAVLHAMSAFAEGLRQGTITGSTGLQITDVVNIGIGGSDLGPAMATLALAPFHDGPRLHFVSNVDGAHIADTLKLLEPETTLFIVASKTFTTIETMTNAATARAFIASALGESAVGDHFAAVSTALDKVAAFGIGSDRVFGFWDWVGGRYSIWSAIGLPLMIAVGADNFVEFLAGAHAMDMHFRTAPFRENLPMLLGAIGYHHRNVLDYPTRAILPYDQRLSRFPAYLQQLDMESNGKGVTIDGSPVKGNSGPVVWGEPGTNGQHAFYQLIHQGTSVIPAEFMIAAKGFEPELRHQHDLLIANCLAQSAALMKGRTLDEAKGQLLKSGMDQAKADHIAPHRVFTGNRPSITFVYEQLTPFALGRLIALYEHRVFVEGVLFGINSFDQWGVELGKELATGLLPVVQGKAGTDGQDASTAGLVAALSHLDR; encoded by the coding sequence ATGTACGCTATCGTCGAACAGCTGAAGTCCACCGTCGCGGCCACCGCCGCCACTGATATTCGCGGCGCTTTTGCAAGCGATCCCAAACGTTTCGAGCGGTTTTCCAGTCGCTTTGACGACCTGCTGATGGATTACTCCAAATGCGCCGTCAATGACGAGATCATGGCCCTGCTGGAAAAGCTCTGCACGCAAGGTGGCGTGGCTGAAAAGCGCGAAGCGATGTTTAACGGCGAGGCAATCAACTTTACCGAAGGCCGCGCCGTCTTGCATACGGCACTGCGCAATCGCGCCAATACGCCTGTCGTGGTCGATGGCAAGAACGTCATGCCGGATGTCAATGCTGTGCTGCACGCCATGTCGGCGTTTGCGGAAGGCCTGCGCCAGGGCACGATTACCGGCTCGACCGGTCTCCAGATCACCGATGTGGTCAATATCGGCATAGGTGGGTCCGATCTCGGCCCCGCCATGGCAACGCTGGCGCTGGCACCGTTTCACGACGGCCCACGCCTGCATTTCGTCTCCAATGTCGATGGCGCCCATATCGCCGATACGCTGAAACTGCTGGAGCCGGAAACGACGCTGTTCATCGTCGCCTCCAAGACCTTCACCACCATCGAAACCATGACCAATGCCGCAACGGCCCGGGCCTTCATTGCCTCGGCGCTGGGTGAAAGCGCCGTTGGCGATCACTTTGCCGCCGTCTCGACCGCGCTCGACAAGGTCGCTGCCTTCGGCATCGGCTCCGACCGGGTGTTCGGCTTCTGGGATTGGGTCGGCGGACGTTACTCCATCTGGTCGGCCATCGGCCTGCCGCTGATGATTGCTGTCGGCGCCGATAATTTCGTAGAATTCCTGGCCGGCGCCCATGCCATGGATATGCATTTCCGCACCGCGCCGTTCCGGGAAAACCTGCCGATGCTGCTGGGCGCGATCGGCTATCACCATCGCAATGTGCTGGATTACCCGACCCGCGCCATCCTGCCTTACGATCAGCGTCTATCGCGCTTCCCGGCCTATCTGCAACAGCTCGACATGGAATCCAACGGCAAGGGCGTGACCATCGATGGCAGCCCGGTGAAGGGTAATTCTGGACCGGTGGTCTGGGGCGAACCCGGCACCAATGGCCAGCACGCCTTCTACCAGCTGATCCACCAGGGCACGAGCGTGATCCCGGCCGAGTTTATGATTGCCGCCAAGGGATTCGAGCCGGAACTGCGCCACCAGCATGACTTGCTGATCGCCAATTGCCTGGCCCAATCGGCAGCCCTGATGAAGGGCCGCACGCTGGATGAGGCCAAGGGCCAGCTGCTGAAATCCGGCATGGACCAGGCCAAGGCCGATCATATCGCACCGCACCGGGTCTTTACCGGCAACCGCCCGTCGATCACCTTTGTCTATGAACAGTTGACCCCTTTCGCGCTCGGTCGCCTGATCGCGCTTTACGAACACCGGGTGTTTGTTGAAGGCGTGCTGTTCGGCATCAATTCCTTCGATCAATGGGGTGTGGAACTGGGCAAGGAACTGGCAACCGGCCTGCTGCCGGTGGTACAGGGCAAGGCAGGAACCGATGGGCAAGATGCATCCACGGCAGGTCTGGTGGCTGCGTTGAGCCATCTGGATCGATAA
- a CDS encoding VOC family protein — MSAPILRVARPTDSIEGLRPFYQSGLGFEEIASFRDHNGFNGVMFGHKRWPYHLEFTHHIGHSVGRAPTQDNLLVFYLPEEDAWQAAVNRMRDAGFPPVTPSLEDAHASST, encoded by the coding sequence ATGTCCGCCCCAATTTTGCGGGTGGCACGACCGACTGACAGCATAGAAGGGCTTCGGCCCTTCTATCAATCTGGCCTCGGCTTTGAGGAAATTGCCTCGTTCCGCGACCATAATGGCTTTAACGGCGTGATGTTCGGCCATAAGCGCTGGCCATATCACCTGGAATTCACCCATCATATCGGGCATTCAGTCGGACGGGCACCGACGCAGGACAATCTGCTGGTCTTTTATCTGCCGGAGGAGGATGCGTGGCAGGCGGCTGTCAACCGAATGCGGGATGCCGGTTTTCCACCTGTTACACCAAGTCTCGAAGATGCTCACGCATCCTCGACTTGA
- a CDS encoding carbohydrate kinase family protein, with amino-acid sequence MILCCGEALIDMLPRETTLGEKGFSPYAGGAVFNTGIALGRLGVASGFFTGLSDDMMGDILRDTLRASHVDFSYCATLSRPTTIAFVKLVDGHATYAFYDENTAGRMITEADLPALGEDCEALHFGAISLIPEPCGSTYEALLNREQETRVISLDPNIRPGFIKDKAAHMARIRRMAALSDIVKFSDEDLAWFGLEGDEDTLARHWLHHGAKLVVVTRGADGAVGYTADHKVEVPSEKVTVVDTVGAGDTFDAGVLASLKMQNLLTKQQVAKLTQDQIAKALALGSKAAAVTVSRAGANPPFAHEIGL; translated from the coding sequence ATGATCCTGTGTTGCGGTGAAGCCCTGATTGACATGTTGCCACGCGAAACGACGTTGGGCGAAAAAGGCTTTTCGCCCTATGCTGGCGGCGCGGTCTTTAACACCGGCATTGCGCTTGGACGCCTGGGCGTTGCCTCCGGCTTCTTCACGGGCCTTTCCGATGACATGATGGGTGATATCCTGCGTGACACTCTGCGTGCCAGCCATGTGGATTTCAGCTATTGCGCCACCTTGTCGCGCCCCACCACCATTGCCTTCGTCAAGCTGGTCGATGGCCATGCCACCTATGCCTTCTACGATGAGAACACCGCTGGGCGGATGATCACCGAAGCCGACCTGCCAGCCCTGGGCGAGGATTGTGAAGCGCTGCATTTCGGTGCGATCAGCCTGATCCCGGAGCCCTGCGGCTCGACCTATGAAGCGCTGCTCAACCGCGAGCAGGAGACCCGGGTGATCTCGCTTGATCCCAATATCCGCCCCGGCTTCATCAAGGACAAGGCCGCCCATATGGCCCGTATCCGCCGCATGGCCGCACTTTCCGACATCGTCAAGTTTTCCGATGAGGATCTCGCCTGGTTTGGTCTGGAAGGCGACGAAGACACGCTTGCTCGCCATTGGCTGCATCATGGCGCCAAACTGGTTGTCGTCACCCGCGGCGCCGATGGTGCGGTCGGCTATACAGCCGATCACAAGGTCGAAGTGCCGAGTGAAAAAGTCACAGTGGTCGATACGGTCGGCGCTGGCGATACATTCGATGCTGGCGTGCTTGCCTCGCTGAAAATGCAGAACCTGCTGACCAAGCAACAAGTGGCGAAACTGACGCAAGACCAGATCGCCAAGGCCTTGGCGCTCGGCTCCAAGGCCGCAGCGGTGACGGTATCGCGGGCAGGCGCCAATCCGCCCTTTGCGCATGAAATCGGGCTTTGA
- a CDS encoding orotate phosphoribosyltransferase gives MTQTSFSDPAVMAELLAKMLWEIKAVHFNASEPYKLASGMRSPVYIDCRKLLSYPRVRSAVMDFAFATLLRNAGFEQFDCIAGGETAGIPFAALLADRLALPMIYVRKQPKGHGRNAQIEGHMPDGARVLVIEDLTTAGGSMFTFIDAVRAAGGVVDHGIALFFYGIFPEAHQRFENGGVKLHYIATWRNVLAVARDQKLFDGKTLSEVEAFLDAPLQWSGRNGGVSTLG, from the coding sequence ATGACCCAGACTTCCTTTTCCGATCCGGCCGTCATGGCGGAACTGCTGGCAAAAATGCTCTGGGAAATCAAGGCGGTGCATTTCAATGCGTCTGAGCCTTACAAGCTGGCTTCCGGCATGCGCAGCCCCGTCTATATCGATTGCCGCAAGCTTCTATCCTATCCGCGTGTCCGTTCTGCGGTGATGGATTTCGCTTTCGCCACGCTGCTGCGCAATGCCGGTTTCGAGCAATTCGACTGCATTGCCGGCGGCGAGACCGCTGGCATTCCGTTTGCCGCTCTGCTGGCCGATCGCCTGGCGTTGCCAATGATCTATGTGCGCAAGCAGCCCAAAGGTCATGGCCGCAACGCCCAGATTGAGGGCCATATGCCTGACGGTGCCCGGGTGCTTGTCATTGAAGACCTGACGACGGCAGGCGGCAGCATGTTTACCTTTATCGACGCCGTGCGGGCCGCAGGTGGTGTGGTGGATCACGGCATCGCTCTGTTCTTCTACGGCATCTTCCCGGAAGCCCATCAGCGTTTCGAAAACGGCGGCGTCAAACTTCATTATATCGCCACCTGGCGCAACGTCCTTGCCGTGGCCCGTGACCAGAAACTGTTTGATGGCAAGACCTTGTCGGAAGTGGAAGCATTCCTGGATGCCCCGCTGCAATGGTCCGGTCGCAATGGCGGGGTCAGCACGCTGGGTTGA
- a CDS encoding GGDEF domain-containing protein, whose translation MARRENSFLLSWVIGLALTMFGILTYGLFTSTPSRGLGALAISSMITGFFILYAAARQFRTGIIPFKMLIGVSCIAVIVLSVTFLSGYGGIGFMLFNTGTAIVMLAIAHQYWLGRAESPGVLAGMAVLYGATSLSFLACALALLQRGEWQLAVAPTGWTEDINIAVCIAGMSGIGALSLTMHQARITARHRLEAMTDALTGLYNRRALFHAHGSRIFREDMAMLVFDIDRFKAINDRYGHAVGDAVIRNIAAELKAAIGLSCVTRLGGEEFAAVLENAAPGRAEWIGERIRRQLQDREVVVDGDRFVATTSVGIAYGTASGLTFDEILNLADNALYNAKRLGRNRVETAVANWESGPSVEAGSA comes from the coding sequence ATGGCGCGGCGGGAAAACTCCTTCCTGCTCAGCTGGGTTATCGGACTTGCCCTCACCATGTTCGGAATTCTGACCTACGGCCTTTTCACCTCGACCCCCTCCAGAGGCCTCGGGGCGCTCGCCATCTCCTCGATGATCACCGGCTTCTTCATCCTTTATGCAGCCGCCAGGCAGTTTCGCACTGGGATTATACCCTTCAAGATGCTGATCGGTGTCTCCTGCATTGCCGTCATCGTGCTGAGTGTGACCTTTCTATCGGGATATGGCGGCATCGGCTTTATGCTGTTCAACACCGGCACCGCCATCGTGATGTTGGCAATTGCCCATCAATACTGGCTTGGACGGGCGGAATCGCCCGGCGTGCTTGCCGGCATGGCCGTGCTTTACGGCGCCACCAGCCTCTCTTTCCTCGCCTGCGCACTGGCTTTGCTCCAGCGTGGCGAGTGGCAATTGGCAGTGGCACCGACCGGCTGGACGGAAGACATCAACATAGCGGTCTGCATTGCCGGGATGAGCGGCATCGGCGCTCTGTCTTTGACCATGCACCAGGCCCGGATCACGGCCCGGCACCGGCTGGAGGCCATGACCGATGCGTTGACAGGCCTTTACAACCGCCGGGCGCTGTTTCATGCGCATGGCTCCAGGATCTTCCGCGAGGATATGGCGATGCTGGTCTTCGACATCGACCGTTTCAAGGCGATCAATGACCGCTATGGCCATGCTGTCGGCGACGCTGTGATCCGCAATATTGCTGCGGAACTGAAAGCAGCCATCGGCCTTTCCTGCGTCACCCGCCTGGGGGGCGAAGAATTTGCGGCGGTGCTGGAAAATGCTGCGCCAGGGCGGGCCGAGTGGATCGGCGAGCGAATCCGGCGCCAGCTTCAGGATCGCGAAGTCGTGGTAGATGGAGACCGTTTCGTGGCAACGACCAGTGTCGGCATTGCCTATGGCACGGCATCCGGCCTGACCTTCGATGAGATTCTCAACCTGGCGGACAATGCGCTTTACAATGCCAAACGGCTCGGCCGCAACCGGGTCGAAACGGCAGTGGCAAACTGGGAGAGTGGCCCTTCGGTGGAAGCTGGCAGCGCCTAG
- the pyrC gene encoding dihydroorotase, producing the protein MRSLTIRRPDDWHLHLRDGAMLEGVIGDTSRHFARAIIMPNLVPPVVTTADAEAYRQRILAAVPKGDRFEPLMTLYLTEQTSPDDVEKGKTSGLITAVKLYPAGATTNSHGGVRDLDKAMPVLERMAKIGLPLCVHGEVTTPEVDIFDREAVFIDTVLDPLRRRLPELKVTMEHVTTSDGIDYILSADSNLAGSITTHHLIINRNAILVGGIRPHYYCLPVAKRESHRLALRRAATSGDSRFFLGTDSAPHVDPLKECGCGCAGIYTSINTMSCLAHVFEEDEALDRLEAFASLNGPAWYGLKPNDETITLVRREAPVAFPAKIETGAGPVTVFDPMFPIHWDVEAAIEA; encoded by the coding sequence ATGCGCTCGCTTACCATTCGCCGCCCCGATGACTGGCACCTGCATCTACGCGATGGAGCCATGCTGGAAGGTGTGATCGGCGATACCAGCAGGCACTTCGCCCGCGCCATCATCATGCCCAATCTCGTGCCGCCGGTGGTGACGACAGCGGATGCAGAGGCCTATCGGCAGCGCATTCTGGCAGCTGTGCCGAAGGGCGATCGCTTCGAGCCGCTGATGACGCTTTACCTGACCGAGCAGACCAGCCCTGATGATGTCGAGAAGGGTAAGACAAGCGGATTGATCACGGCGGTGAAGCTCTATCCGGCTGGCGCCACCACCAATTCCCATGGCGGGGTGCGTGATCTCGACAAGGCGATGCCAGTGCTGGAGCGGATGGCGAAAATCGGATTGCCGCTCTGTGTGCATGGTGAAGTCACGACGCCGGAGGTGGATATTTTCGACCGTGAGGCTGTATTTATCGACACGGTGCTGGACCCGTTGCGCCGCCGTCTACCCGAGTTGAAGGTGACGATGGAACATGTGACGACATCCGACGGGATCGACTATATCCTCAGTGCCGATAGCAATCTGGCTGGCTCGATTACCACCCATCACCTGATCATCAACCGCAATGCCATTCTGGTTGGGGGCATCAGGCCGCATTATTATTGCCTGCCGGTCGCCAAGCGCGAGAGCCATCGGCTGGCCTTGCGGCGTGCCGCGACCTCCGGTGACAGCCGGTTTTTCCTTGGTACGGATTCGGCCCCGCATGTCGATCCTTTGAAGGAATGCGGCTGCGGCTGTGCCGGCATTTATACATCCATCAACACGATGAGCTGCCTTGCCCATGTGTTTGAAGAGGACGAGGCCCTCGACCGGCTGGAAGCCTTTGCCTCGCTCAACGGTCCGGCCTGGTACGGGCTTAAGCCAAACGACGAGACAATAACCCTGGTCAGACGTGAGGCACCGGTCGCCTTTCCGGCAAAGATCGAAACGGGTGCTGGACCCGTCACAGTTTTCGATCCGATGTTTCCAATCCATTGGGACGTCGAGGCCGCAATAGAGGCTTGA